Within the Opitutaceae bacterium TAV5 genome, the region TGGCGTCGAGCACTTCGATCCAGGCGAGAAGCGACTCGACGGGGGTGGCGGGGGCGGCTTCGCCGCCCGGTTTCGGGTTTGGGGTTTCGGGTTTGGAGTTTGGGGTTTCGGGTTTCGTGACAGGTTCTGTGATCGGGAACCCTGAACCCTGAACCCTGAACCCTGAACTCTCCGCCGGAGGCGAGGGCGGGAGGAGTTCGGTGATGAAGCGTTCGGGCGAGACGACGTGGGGCGGGAAGACGGCCTGGCCGCGGGCGGCGGCCAGGACGGCGAGGGCTTCGCGAAGGCGGCGGCCGGACTGCGCGGTCGGCACGATGACGAGGGTGTCGGAGAGATCGAGGGGTCCGCGATCCTCCCGGTCGCCGACGAGCCAGGCCGCCGCGGCGGGTGCGAGGGGCTTTTTCCAGGACAGACTGTGAAGGCGCGGAACGGCGGGCATGGCTGAGTGAGTGGAACGCGAAGCGCGCGCCGGGGGAACAGGAAATTTTCGGAACAGGTGACGTTGCAGGAGTTGCGGCGCTGGCGCGAGTTGCCCGTTTGCTCAACGATTTGCAACGTGAGGCTAACTAAATTCCCCCTGGCACGAGGGGGATTGTCTGGTGTAAATTGGCCGATTCCATGAGCACAACTGCTGCCGATACGGCATCGGGATCACACTCGACGACAACCACGACCGCATCTTCCGTCCGGGCGAAATCCGGCCACCCGCCCGCGGAGCCTGCACACGAAAACGGGGCACCGGCGCACAAGGGACATCCGGAACACCGCCCGCCGGCTCATCCGGTGGCCCGCGTGGCATCGTCGCGCGGTCGTCGCCGCTGGACGATGCCGCTGGTGATTCTGGCGCTCGCCCTCGTTGCGGCGGCGATCGGGGGGCCGCATCTGCTCTTCGCTCTCCGGCATGAATCGACCGACGACGCGCAACTCGACGGGCACCTGAGCCCGGTGCTGGCGCGCGTGAGCGGCGAGGTGGTGGCGTTGCTGGTGGCGGACAACGAACGGGTGACGGCCGGTCAGGCGCTGCTGCGGCTCGATACGCGCGATCACGACGTCAGGATGGCCGCCGCCGAAGCCGCGCTCGCCCAGGCCCGGGCCCAGCTCGCCTCGGAACGCACGCTGGTGGCGGTGGTGGAGGCCAACATCGACGCCGATGCCGTGACCCTCGCCAACCTGAAGGACGACTTCGTACGCGATTCCGAGATGTTCAAGACGGGTGTGATTTCCGACCGCGATTTCCGCAAGTCGAAGGCCGATGCGGAGAACGCCTCGGCCAAACACACCGCGCTGCTCCGCCAACTCGACGCGGCGCGGGCGCGGGTGACCCTGGCGGAGGCGGCGATCCCGGTGCGCGAGGCCGACCTCGCCGCCGCCCGGCTGCAACGGTCGTACACCGACATCGTGGCGCCCATCGCCGGGCGTGTCTCGCGGCGCTCGGTGGAGCCGGGCCAGTTCGTCCAGGCAGGCACGCCGCTGCTCACGATCACGGGTGACGAAGACGTGTGGGTGACGGCCAACTTCAAGGAAACACAGACCGGCAAGATGCGGCCCGGGCAAACGGTGACGTTCGAAGTCGATGCGTATCCGGGCGTGGAGTTCCACGGGCACGTCGATTCGCTTTCAGGCGCGACCGGCGCGAAATTCGCGCTGCTGCCGCCGGACAACGCCACGGGCAATTTCGTGAAAGTGACCCAGCGCGTGCCCGTCAAGGTCGTCATCGACGATGCGGACAATACCGCGCATCCGCTCCGTCCGGGCCTCAGCGCCGACGTGAGCGTGCTCGTCAAACAGGACCCCCGGCGCTGACCCGAATCACGATGGCCACGACAACCTCCCAGGCGGGCTTCGCCGGCGAAGCCCGGGAAACACCCGCTGCATCCGCGGCCGCGCACTCCCATGGCTGAACACGGATTCCGCCGCTGGATCATTGTCATCACGGTTGTCACGGCGACCGTGATCGAGCTGATCGACACCTCGATCGTGAACGTGGCTCTGACGCAGATGAGCGGCAACCTCGGCGCCACGCTCGAGGATGTGTCGTGGGTCGTCACGGCCTACGCCATCGCCAACGTCATCATCATCCCGATCACCGGATTTCTCGCCGCGATTTTCGGCCGGCGAAACTATTACCTCGGCTCCATCATCCTGTTCACGGTCACGTCGATCCTGTGCGGCAACGCCACCAATATCTGGGAACTGGTCGCCTTCCGTTTCCTGCAGGGGATCGGCGGCGGGGCGCTGCTTTCGACCTCGCAATCGATCCTGTTCGAGACCTTTGAGGAAAAGGAGCGCGGCATGGCGGCGGCGATCTTCACGGTGGGCGTGATTTTCGGGCCGACCATCGGGCCGACGCTCGGCGGATGGATCGTGGACAACTACTCGTGGCCGTGGATTTTTTATGTGAACATGCCTGTCGGCGTCGTTGCGGCATTGCTCACATGGGCGTTCATCAAGGACCCGCCCGATGCGATGAAGCGGCGCGTGACCATCGACTGGGCGGGCATCGGATTGCTCGCGGCGGGCATCGGCTCGTTGCAGTTCGTGCTCGAGCGCGGGGAAACGAAGGACTGGTTCGGGACGGGCTACATCACGGCCTTCACCTGCGTGGCGGTGGCGGCGCTGGCGGCATTTGTGATGTGGGAGCTCCATGCCAAAAACCCGGCGGTCAACCTGCGCGTGCTGAAAAACCGGTCGCTGACGGTGGCGGCGCTGCTGACCTTCGTGGTCGGCTTCGGGCTCTTCGGCTCCACGTATGCGGTGCCGGTTTTTTCGCAACAGATCATCGGCATGACAGCTTACGAGACCGGCCTGCTGATGATGCCGGGCGCGCTGGCGGCGATGGTGATGTCGCCCATCTCCGGCCGGCTGATGCAGCACGGCTTCCCGCCGCACGTGCTGGCGATGGCGGGCTTCGCGATGCTGGGGCTGTTTTGCTGGAACCTCGCGGTGCTGACGAGCCAGATGGGTCCGCAGGATTTTTTCTGGCCGCTGGTGTTGCGCGGCGTGGGCATCGCGAGCCTGAGCGTGCCGCTGACGACTATGGCCGTATCCGGGCTGCAAGGACGCGATCTCGCGCAGGGCGTGGCGCTCAACAACATGATGCGCCAGCTCGGCGGCTCGTTCGGCATTGCGCTGATCAACACCTATGTGGCGCACCGGAATTTCTCCAATCGCACGGGCCTGCTCGCGCATGTGGGCGCGGGAGACCGCCTGGTGCAGGAGCGGCTGGCGGCGTTGACCGCGTTTTTCCAGGCAAAAGGCGCTTCGATCGAGGCGGCATCGCGGCAGGCATATCTGATCATCGAGCAAATCATTGTGCGCGAGTCGGCGGTGATCAGTTATGCGGATACGTTCCGGGTGCTCGCGGTCTTTTTCGTGCTCTGCGTGCCGGTGGTGCTGCTCATGAAAAGGAGCGCCGGCGGCAGGATCGTGGGCGGGGATCACTGAGGACCAATACCAGCGTCTCTGATATTTTTGATCTTACACAAAGATCGCGAAGAGCGCCAAGTTCAGGGAACCAATCCTTTGGGATCTTTGTGTAAAATCCGGAAGTTTGGAGACGTTGGTATAGCAGGCCGGGCGCTCGCGGGGGGATTATGGATCGTGGCGGTAGCCGATGCCGTGGACGGTGACGAGAGTGCGCGGGGTGTCGGGTTTTTGTTCGATTTTTTTGCGGAGCTGCGCGACGTGCTGGTCGAGGGTGCGGGTGGTGCCGAAATACGAGACGCCCCACACGGCGTTGAGCAGGGTGTCGCGCGCGAGGACGGCGCCGGGATGCGCGGCGAAGACCTCGGCGAGCTTGAGTTCGCGGGCGGTGAGAGCGACCGGTTCGCGGTCGGGAAGCGTGGCGGTGAGCCGGTTGCGGTCGATGCGGGCTTCACCGAGCGTGAAGACGGGCGGGAGTCCGGCGGCGGGGGTGCGGCCGTTGCCGGGAGCATCGGCGGCGAGCCGGGCGCGGCGGAGGAGGGCTTCGACACGGGCGAGGAGTTCGTGGACGCCGAAGGGTTTGGTCACATAGTCGTCGGCGCCGAGCTTGAGTGCGGAGACCTTGTCGATCTCTTCGCCCTTGGCGGTGAGAAAGAGCACCGGGATGCGGGCGTCGTGCGCGCGAAGCTCCCGGCAGACATCGTAACCGCTGGCGCGGGGCATCATCACATCGAGGATGACGAGATCGTATTTTTGTTGAGGATACAGGGCGAGCGCCTGCGCGCCGTCGCTGGCGGCGGTGACGTCGTAGCCTTCGCTTTCGAGCGTGGCGGCGAGACCCTGGCGGATGTTGGGGTCGTCTTCGGCGATGAGGATGCGGGCGATCATGGGAGAGCCGGCTGCGCCGGCGGAGTTTGTAGTTGGTAGTTTGTAGTTGGAAATGGGTGGGGGGTGGACGCGTCAGTTTCCGGTTTGCGGAGGGGGGATTGCAGGCAGGCGGAGGATGAAGGTGGAGCCGCCGCCGGGGCGGTCTTCGTGGCGGAGGTCGCCGCCGAGGCCGCGGGCGAGCTGTTGCGCGATGCTGAGGCCGAGTCCGGCGCCGGCCTGCGCGGCGGTGAGGGTGTCGTCCACGCGGTGGAATTTTTCGAAAACGCGGGCGCGGTGCGCGGGCGGGATGCCGGGGCCGCGGTCATGGACGCGGAGTTCGACGCCATCCGTGACGGCGGTGAGATCGACCGTGAGCTCGTGGCCGCCGGCGGCGTACTTGCAGGCGTTGTCGAGGAGGTTGAGCAGGATCTGTTCGAGGGCGTCGCGGTCGGTGGTGACGGTGAGCGGCGCGGACGGGAGGACGCGATGCAGGGCGAGACCGGCGTCGGCGAGCCGGGGTGCGTGCGCGTCGAGGAGCGCGGCGACGGCTTCGGTGAGATCGAGCGGGGCGAGCTGGTAGTTTTTGCGCCCCTGTTCGAGGCGGCTGAAATCGAGGACGTTGTTGACGAGGCGGGCGAGGCGCTGCGTCTCGCGTCCGATGGTGCGGAGGTAATCGGTGCGGCGGGCGTCGTCGCGGACACGGCCCTGTTCGAGAAGTTCGGCGTAGAGGCGGATGGTGGTGAGCGGGGTTTTGAGTTCGTGGGAAACGTTGGCGACGAAGGAGGTTTTTTGCGTGGCTTCGGCATCGCGGAGGCGGGCCTCGCGGGCAAGGAGAGCGCCGCCGGAGAGGATGGCCGCGAGGAGAATGGCGACGAGGAGGCCGCCGAGGGTGAGAAAGCCGGAGCCGGGAGAAAGGCTGCCGTTGGCGGGCAGGGCGACGAGGCCGGCCACGCTCCAGCCGGGAAGAAGATCGGGGGCGATCGAGGCGGTGGCGACGGGTTGTGTGGCCGAAGTGGCGCCGGCGTAGTGGCGGGCCGGGGCGGCGTCGGTCGCGCGGAGCTGGTAAGCCTCGTCGGCGGAAAGCTCGGCGGGAAGGGCGTCGCCGAGGCGGGCGGCAAGCTGGACGAGATCGACTTCGAGGCCGAGCCAGTCGCCCGCGGGGAGCTGGCGCCAGGCGTAGAGGTGAAGGCCGTCGGAGGCGTTGTGGGAAGTCCACGTGACAGGATACGCGGGAAGGGCGGCGGGAGCGGCAGCAGCGGCGGACGCGGGCGCGGGAGGGGGTGCGCTGCGGAGTTCGGCGGCCTGGCGGTTGTGGCGGCCGGCCGGTTTTTCGGGGGCGTATGCAACGGCGGCGGGCGCAGACGGTGCCGGTTCGGCCCGGGCGCTGGCATCGGCGGTGGTGTCGGCATCGGCCGGAGAGAGGGAGGCCGAGGCGGCGAGAGAAGGGGTTTCGTCGAAGCGGAGGGAGGCAGATCCGGCATCCATCCCGGCGGACGCTGCGGGTGGAGTCGGCGCGGCGGCGGCGACCATGGCGTCGGAAGCGAGATTGCTGTTCGCTTCGGTGAGCAGGGCGCTGCGGGCGCGCTGTACCTGGGCGACATTGGCGTAAACCTGTTTGCTGAGGCGCTGGTCGGCCTCCCGGACCGGAAGGGTGGTTTTCTCTTTCGGGAGGTCCAGGGAGAACATGTCTGCGCCCGGGACGGGAGTGGCGGCGGCCGGTTCCGGAGGAGCAACGAAACCTCTGGAGGCGGTGGCCCGGGGGGCCGAAGGCGAAGACGACGCGAGCCAGGCTTGCAGCGCGGTGGTGGCGGTTTGCCGGGCGGATGAGGCCGGGGCGGGGTGGAGAATACGGCCGTCGGGCGAAGCCCGGAAAACCAGGCGGAGCAGGGGAGCGCCCTGTTGCCAGCGGTCCAGATATCCGGCGTCGGGATCGGCGGGGGCCTCGGCGAGGAGCGAGGCGAGGCCGGTCCGGGCATCGGTGAAAAGGAGCGCGAGGTTTTCCGCGATGAGGGCGGTGCGGCTGGCGATGGCGGCGCGGCGGGCGTCGAGGGTGGCGCGGGCGCGTTCGTTGATGCGGGCCTGCTCGCGCGTCACCAGCCAGAGGGCGCCTGCCGCCACGCAGAGCGCGGGGACGAGCAGGAGAAGCCAGTAGCAGAGGGTGCGGCGGCGGGCGGTGGTCATGCGGGAGGTGATGATGGTGATGGCGCGGGGGATGGCGAGAGCGGGAAAGGGGGGAGGGCAGAGGCCAGAGACCAGAGGCCAGAGAACAGACTTCGGCTACGACAACTGCTGGCCCTCCGGATTCTGGCCTCTGCCCTCTGGTCTCTGGCCTCTGGTCTCTGGCCTCTGGCTTGCGGGCGGGACGCCCGCGCCACAACAGACGTGCCGCTTCCCTCTTCGGGTGGGTTATGGTGCGTCGGGCGTGGCGTCGTTTTTCACGCGTTGCTGGTTGACGGTTTGCAGGGAAGAGGCGCGCCAGGTCTTGCGGGTGGCGTTGTCGAAGTTGCCGGTGGCGATCTGTTCCGCGGCGGCGGCGGGGGCCGGAGCGAGAGTGGAGACGGCGGTGTTGTTGTAAGTGCCGCCGAGGACGCGGAATTCATCGCTTTGCGCGTTGAGGAGGCGGGCGGCATCGTCGCGGCGTCCGGCGTCGACGAGCGCGATGGCGCGGTCTCTGGTCTCGGCGAGCTTGTTTTCGGCGTAGTCGGCCTGCACGCGATGGTTGGCCGAGGCGATGACGGTTTTCTCATCGGTCGTGAAGGTGACGCTGGCCGTGGCGGCGGCGTTTTGCGGGCGACCGGTCGTGGCGTCTTCATAACGGATGGCGGCATTGGCGACGGGACGGTTGCGACCGGAGGAGGCGGCGGGCGAGACTTCGGCTTCGACGAGGACGAATTTTTCCTGACCTCCGTAAACCTGGCCGAGGTCGATGCGGGCGCGCTGACCGTCGATGGAGCCGTCGCGTCCGACGATATGGCGGGGGCGGACGCCTTCGGGGAAGGTGACTTCGACGACCACCGAACGGGCGACCACGCTGAGAACATCGCCGAGTTCTTCCGAGAAGATGCGGGGGAGATCGGCACTGTGTTCGACGAAGTAGGTGTTGCCGTCGGAGCGGCGGGCGAGGCGGGTCATGAGGTCCTCGTTGAAGCCGAGTCCGAGGCCGATGGTGGTGACGGAAATGCCTTCGCGGCGGAGGGCGGCGCCGGCGCGGCCGAGATCGTCGGGCGAACTCGGGCCGACATTGGCAGCGCCGTCGGAGAGGAGGAGCATGCGGTGCGAGAGGATGCGACCGGCAGAGTGTTCGCGGGCGCCGGAGCCGGAGCTGACGGGTTCGGCGGATTTGCGGAGCTCGGCGGCGGCCTGGGTCACGCCACCGTAAAGGGCGGTCATGCCACCGGCGGCGATTTCGTTGATGGCATCGCGCAACTGGCGTCCGTCGCCGAGGCGCGCAGCGGGGCGGAGGGTGCGGACTTCACTGTCGAAGACGACGAGGGAGACGATGTCGTCGGGCGAGAGGTGGTTGATGGCTTCGAGGGCGGCGGCGCGGGCCTGGCGGATTTTTTCGCCGGACATGGAGCCGGACTTGTCGATGACGAGGGCGAGGTTGACGGGCGGGCGGTCGGCGCGGGCGGGAGAGCGGTCACCGGTGAGGCCAACCTTGACCACGACGGTTTCGGCGCGGTCGGCGGGGAGGACGGGACGGTCGAGCTCGACGGTGAGCTTGACCGGAGCCGGAGTGGCGGCGGCGGGCGGAGTGGCGGCGGTTTTGGCGAAGGAAACGGCGGCGAGGCCGGTGGCGAGGAGCGAGACGGCGAGAACGGCGAGGTTGCGCCGGGCGGTGCGGGTGTGGTGGCGGGTGTTGGTTTTCACGCCGGCCATTACACCACAGGGAGGGGAGCGGTTGTGTCAGGCGTTGGTCAGGGAGATGTCAGGGAATTGTCAGGACGGGGATATTTCAGGGAGGTTCTGCCAATGTTTTTTGAACAGAAGAAAACGAAGGGAACGAAGATATGAACAAAGAAGAAATCGGTCAGGGTAAAATTGTCGTGCTCCGGGGGGATCTAAAATCCCGTTTCCCAATCCGGCAAACCAACCGCGAATGAACGCGAATGGTCGCGTACCGAGCGAAGCGACAGCCTGCCATAAAAACACAACAAAATCACATTTAGAGCGGTTCAGATAAAGCTGTAGCCGTTTTTTAACCACGGATTTCGCGGATTATCACGGATTCAAACCATGCCTTGCCGCTTCCTTCTTATCCGTGAAAATCCGTGCAATCCGTGGTTCTGTTTTCAGGATCCTGTACTGCTACAATTTTAAAAAAATGCTCTAAATTGATTAACCGGTGGAGGGAACGTTGTGCATCGGAAATCGGAAGCTGAAACCTTGGTGATGCTGTGTTCTCTTCGTTGCCTTTTGTTCAATGTCCAGGGGCACGCTTCAGATGGAGGATTTCAATGGCCCGAGGTGTGGGCGGGCACAGGGTGGTGGCGGGTGGTCGCCCCGTCGACCCAGTCGCCGGTGATCATGACGGTTTTGGCGCGGGCGGGGATGCCGTGTTCGTTGTGGTGGATTTGCTCGACGACGAGTTCGACGGCGGCGGCTCCGAGGAGGGCGTTGTTGAGATTGATGCCGCTGAAGGTGGCCTGGTCGCGCTGGAGGTTGAGGCTGGCGAGGGCGACCTCCTCGGGAACGCGGTGGCCGAGATCGGCGAGCCACCAGCCGACGATGTGCTGGAGAACGAGAATCGCATCGGGCCGGTGGCGGGTGAACCAGGTGTCGAAGCCTTCGGGCATGCCGGTGTCGGGCAGGCGGTAGTGCCAGAGAAAGGGAGGGATGCGGTGCGCGGCGGGCCAGCCGGCCTGGGCGGCGAGGTAGCCGCCGACACGTTTGCGCTGGGTGCGCTGGTTGTCCTCGTGACGGATGGCGAGGCCGATGCGGCGATACCCGAGTTCGCGGAGGCGGTCGGCGGCGAGGGCGGCGGCGGAGAAGTGGTCGTTGTCGGCGCGGTGGAGGTTGTGGTTGCGCAGCGTGTATCCGATCGCCGCGCACGCGAAATGCTCCCAGTCGAAGTCGATGTCGGTGTGCGGAAACGGGTCGGCGAGCGGAGCGAGGATCGCCCCCGGGATGCCGCGGGCGCGGAGGATGGAGCGCATGCGCTCGCCGGAGATGCGCGCGCCGGTGGCGTCGGGTGCGACGAGGGAGAAGTGCTCGATTTTGTAGCCGAGCATGGCGGCGCGCTCGATGGCGCCGTGATAGATGTCGGCGGCATGGGTGCGGCCGGGTTCGAGTTCGGTGAGATCGGTGTTGGTGGTGAGGTAGGCGAGGGTGGGGTGCGACTTCGGCGGGCGTC harbors:
- a CDS encoding major facilitator transporter translates to MAEHGFRRWIIVITVVTATVIELIDTSIVNVALTQMSGNLGATLEDVSWVVTAYAIANVIIIPITGFLAAIFGRRNYYLGSIILFTVTSILCGNATNIWELVAFRFLQGIGGGALLSTSQSILFETFEEKERGMAAAIFTVGVIFGPTIGPTLGGWIVDNYSWPWIFYVNMPVGVVAALLTWAFIKDPPDAMKRRVTIDWAGIGLLAAGIGSLQFVLERGETKDWFGTGYITAFTCVAVAALAAFVMWELHAKNPAVNLRVLKNRSLTVAALLTFVVGFGLFGSTYAVPVFSQQIIGMTAYETGLLMMPGALAAMVMSPISGRLMQHGFPPHVLAMAGFAMLGLFCWNLAVLTSQMGPQDFFWPLVLRGVGIASLSVPLTTMAVSGLQGRDLAQGVALNNMMRQLGGSFGIALINTYVAHRNFSNRTGLLAHVGAGDRLVQERLAALTAFFQAKGASIEAASRQAYLIIEQIIVRESAVISYADTFRVLAVFFVLCVPVVLLMKRSAGGRIVGGDH
- a CDS encoding von Willebrand factor A, translating into MAGVKTNTRHHTRTARRNLAVLAVSLLATGLAAVSFAKTAATPPAAATPAPVKLTVELDRPVLPADRAETVVVKVGLTGDRSPARADRPPVNLALVIDKSGSMSGEKIRQARAAALEAINHLSPDDIVSLVVFDSEVRTLRPAARLGDGRQLRDAINEIAAGGMTALYGGVTQAAAELRKSAEPVSSGSGAREHSAGRILSHRMLLLSDGAANVGPSSPDDLGRAGAALRREGISVTTIGLGLGFNEDLMTRLARRSDGNTYFVEHSADLPRIFSEELGDVLSVVARSVVVEVTFPEGVRPRHIVGRDGSIDGQRARIDLGQVYGGQEKFVLVEAEVSPAASSGRNRPVANAAIRYEDATTGRPQNAAATASVTFTTDEKTVIASANHRVQADYAENKLAETRDRAIALVDAGRRDDAARLLNAQSDEFRVLGGTYNNTAVSTLAPAPAAAAEQIATGNFDNATRKTWRASSLQTVNQQRVKNDATPDAP
- a CDS encoding histidine kinase translates to MTTARRRTLCYWLLLLVPALCVAAGALWLVTREQARINERARATLDARRAAIASRTALIAENLALLFTDARTGLASLLAEAPADPDAGYLDRWQQGAPLLRLVFRASPDGRILHPAPASSARQTATTALQAWLASSSPSAPRATASRGFVAPPEPAAATPVPGADMFSLDLPKEKTTLPVREADQRLSKQVYANVAQVQRARSALLTEANSNLASDAMVAAAAPTPPAASAGMDAGSASLRFDETPSLAASASLSPADADTTADASARAEPAPSAPAAVAYAPEKPAGRHNRQAAELRSAPPPAPASAAAAAPAALPAYPVTWTSHNASDGLHLYAWRQLPAGDWLGLEVDLVQLAARLGDALPAELSADEAYQLRATDAAPARHYAGATSATQPVATASIAPDLLPGWSVAGLVALPANGSLSPGSGFLTLGGLLVAILLAAILSGGALLAREARLRDAEATQKTSFVANVSHELKTPLTTIRLYAELLEQGRVRDDARRTDYLRTIGRETQRLARLVNNVLDFSRLEQGRKNYQLAPLDLTEAVAALLDAHAPRLADAGLALHRVLPSAPLTVTTDRDALEQILLNLLDNACKYAAGGHELTVDLTAVTDGVELRVHDRGPGIPPAHRARVFEKFHRVDDTLTAAQAGAGLGLSIAQQLARGLGGDLRHEDRPGGGSTFILRLPAIPPPQTGN
- a CDS encoding secretion protein HlyD, whose product is MPLVILALALVAAAIGGPHLLFALRHESTDDAQLDGHLSPVLARVSGEVVALLVADNERVTAGQALLRLDTRDHDVRMAAAEAALAQARAQLASERTLVAVVEANIDADAVTLANLKDDFVRDSEMFKTGVISDRDFRKSKADAENASAKHTALLRQLDAARARVTLAEAAIPVREADLAAARLQRSYTDIVAPIAGRVSRRSVEPGQFVQAGTPLLTITGDEDVWVTANFKETQTGKMRPGQTVTFEVDAYPGVEFHGHVDSLSGATGAKFALLPPDNATGNFVKVTQRVPVKVVIDDADNTAHPLRPGLSADVSVLVKQDPRR
- a CDS encoding LacI family transcriptional regulator — translated: MSTSKPPTLQTIANRAKVSRMTVSRALRNHPSLPRKTCERIQKIATRIGYRTNPLVSALMAQLRNGRPPKSHPTLAYLTTNTDLTELEPGRTHAADIYHGAIERAAMLGYKIEHFSLVAPDATGARISGERMRSILRARGIPGAILAPLADPFPHTDIDFDWEHFACAAIGYTLRNHNLHRADNDHFSAAALAADRLRELGYRRIGLAIRHEDNQRTQRKRVGGYLAAQAGWPAAHRIPPFLWHYRLPDTGMPEGFDTWFTRHRPDAILVLQHIVGWWLADLGHRVPEEVALASLNLQRDQATFSGINLNNALLGAAAVELVVEQIHHNEHGIPARAKTVMITGDWVDGATTRHHPVPAHTSGH
- a CDS encoding transcriptional regulator; its protein translation is MIARILIAEDDPNIRQGLAATLESEGYDVTAASDGAQALALYPQQKYDLVILDVMMPRASGYDVCRELRAHDARIPVLFLTAKGEEIDKVSALKLGADDYVTKPFGVHELLARVEALLRRARLAADAPGNGRTPAAGLPPVFTLGEARIDRNRLTATLPDREPVALTARELKLAEVFAAHPGAVLARDTLLNAVWGVSYFGTTRTLDQHVAQLRKKIEQKPDTPRTLVTVHGIGYRHDP